One region of Ptiloglossa arizonensis isolate GNS036 chromosome 8, iyPtiAriz1_principal, whole genome shotgun sequence genomic DNA includes:
- the Apd-3l gene encoding apidermin 3 like, with amino-acid sequence MKAFVVFVCLAVATARAGIAHGGGGIALAGGHGGIGGGLGLGIARGIGIGGGAGFTGGLAAGAGTANSLQGGASSLGSGGLGASYAAGAASAAGAAGVQQIISGGVSGGRADIGNAEGPKANVGPQSGPSDSVGPQEGAKSVGGPRTGPSSLVGPAAGPSTLVGPSQGTATLVGPSQATANLVGPSYGGVAFYAGGGNVNGDDGSSGSAAAAAPAGGLGGLGLGGGAGAIAVVGGGLGGGIGGGLGGGLGGHDGGVAVINGPSGAIHAGLGSHGAIIPGVLGKY; translated from the exons ATGAAGGCCTTT GTTGTGTTCGTCTGTCTGGCAGTGGCGACGGCCCGCGCCGGTATCGCCCACGGAGGTGGCGGCATTGCTCTTGCGGGAGGTCATGGCGGCATTGGCGGAGGCTTGGGCTTGGGCATCGCCAGAGGAATCGGAATTGGCGGTGGCGCCGGATTCACCGGTGGACTTGCCGCGGGTGCGGGCACCGCGAACTCTCTCCAAGGTGGCGCGTCCAGCTTGGGATCCGGAGGACTCGGTGCTAGCTACGCTGCTGGTGCTGCGTCGGCGGCTGGCGCTGCTGGTGTTCAACAAATCATCTCTGGTG GAGTGAGCGGCGGCAGGGCCGACATCGGTAACGCCGAAGGACCCAAGGCCAACGTTGGACCCCAATCGGGCCCCTCTGACTCCGTTGGACCCCAAGAAGGTGCCAAGAGCGTAGGTGGACCTCGTACCGGACCATCCTCCCTCGTAGGACCGGCTGCCGGACCCTCTACCTTGGTTGGACCGTCTCAGGGTACCGCTACCCTGGTTGGACCGTCTCAGGCTACGGCCAATCTGGTTGGACCGTCCTACGGTGGTGTTGCCTTCTACGCTGGTGGCGGCAACGTAAACGGTGACGACGGTAGCTCTGGttccgctgctgctgctgcgccAGCTGGTGGTCTTGgaggtctcggtctcggtggtGGCGCTG GTGCCATCGCTGTTGTCGGCGGAGGATTGGGTGGTGGCATCGGAGGTGGACTCGGCGGTGGACTCGGTGGACACGACGGTGGTGTTGCCGTGATCAACGGACCGTCTGGCGCCATCCACGCCGGACTCGGCTCCCACGGAGCCATCATCCCCGGGGTACTCGGCAAGTACTAG